The Pygocentrus nattereri isolate fPygNat1 chromosome 2, fPygNat1.pri, whole genome shotgun sequence genome has a window encoding:
- the LOC108442721 gene encoding aquaporin-4 isoform X1 has product MSCSSCLAHAPAALSPLAAHLCLPLCSCESIMAAFKGIWTKPFWRAVSGEFLATLIFVLLSLGSTINWASGTENPPPADLVLISLCFGLSIATMVQCFSHISGGHINPAVTAAMVVTQKLSLAKGLFYIVAQCLGAIVGAGVLLLVTPSAVRGGLGITAVNSRISVGHALVVELLITFELIFTIFATCDPKRSDLKGSAGLAIGIAVVIGHLFAIPYTGASMNPARSFGPAVVTWSWESHWVYWVGPILGGILAAALYEYLYCPDPELKRRCKEMFIKDASGKYKEVECAGNHHVGEADDIVIKPGSSSDAEKDEKKESFQDSSGDGLSSV; this is encoded by the exons ATGAGCTGTTCCTCCTGCCTCGCACACGCACCTGCTGCTCTCTCACCGCTTGCTGCTCATCT GTGCCTACCATTGTGCAGCTGTGAGAGCATCATGGcggcttttaaaggcatttggACGAAGCCCTTCTGGCGTGCCGTCTCTGGCGAATTCTTGGCCACGCTGATCTTTGTTCTTCTGAGCCTGGGCTCCACCATCAACTGGGCGTCAGGTACAGAAAACCCACCCCCTGCAGATCTGGTGCTCATCTCCCTGTGTTTCGGTCTGAGCATCGCCACCATGGTGCAATGCTTCAGTCACATCAGCGGAGGCCACATCAACCCAGCTGTCACCGCTGCCATGGTGGTCACCCAGAAGCTGAGTCTTGCTAAAGGCCTGTTCTACATAGTTGCTCAGTGTCTGGGAGCCATCGTAGGGGCAGGGGTCCTACTCCTGGTTACTCCAAGCGCTGTCAGAGGCGGGCTGGGCATCACAGCG GTTAATTCCCGTATCTCAGTGGGCCACGCTCTGGTTGTGGAACTTCTGATCACATTCGAGCTGATCTTCACTATCTTTGCCACATGTGACCCCAAACGCAGCGACCTCAAAGGATCAGCTGGCCTGGCAATCGGCATTGCTGTAGTCATCGGGCATCTGTTTGCG ATCCCTTACACTGGAGCCAGCATGAACCCAGCTCGCTCTTTTGGACCTGCAGTTGTCACATGGAGCTGGGAGAGCCACTGG GTGTATTGGGTAGGGCCCATTTTGGGTGGGATCCTGGCAGCTGCACTATACGAGTACCTGTATTGCCCAGACCCTGAACTTAAGAGACGTTGCAAGGAAATGTTCATCAAAGATGCTTCTGGAAAGTACAAAGAGGTGGAGTGCGCCGGCAACCATCATGTTGGAGAAGCCGACGACATTGTGATCAAGCCTGGTTCCTCCTCTGATGCTgagaaagatgaaaagaagGAATCGTTCCAGGATTCGTCTGGGGATGGCCTGTCCTCCGTATGA
- the LOC108442721 gene encoding aquaporin-4 isoform X2 encodes MAAFKGIWTKPFWRAVSGEFLATLIFVLLSLGSTINWASGTENPPPADLVLISLCFGLSIATMVQCFSHISGGHINPAVTAAMVVTQKLSLAKGLFYIVAQCLGAIVGAGVLLLVTPSAVRGGLGITAVNSRISVGHALVVELLITFELIFTIFATCDPKRSDLKGSAGLAIGIAVVIGHLFAIPYTGASMNPARSFGPAVVTWSWESHWVYWVGPILGGILAAALYEYLYCPDPELKRRCKEMFIKDASGKYKEVECAGNHHVGEADDIVIKPGSSSDAEKDEKKESFQDSSGDGLSSV; translated from the exons ATGGcggcttttaaaggcatttggACGAAGCCCTTCTGGCGTGCCGTCTCTGGCGAATTCTTGGCCACGCTGATCTTTGTTCTTCTGAGCCTGGGCTCCACCATCAACTGGGCGTCAGGTACAGAAAACCCACCCCCTGCAGATCTGGTGCTCATCTCCCTGTGTTTCGGTCTGAGCATCGCCACCATGGTGCAATGCTTCAGTCACATCAGCGGAGGCCACATCAACCCAGCTGTCACCGCTGCCATGGTGGTCACCCAGAAGCTGAGTCTTGCTAAAGGCCTGTTCTACATAGTTGCTCAGTGTCTGGGAGCCATCGTAGGGGCAGGGGTCCTACTCCTGGTTACTCCAAGCGCTGTCAGAGGCGGGCTGGGCATCACAGCG GTTAATTCCCGTATCTCAGTGGGCCACGCTCTGGTTGTGGAACTTCTGATCACATTCGAGCTGATCTTCACTATCTTTGCCACATGTGACCCCAAACGCAGCGACCTCAAAGGATCAGCTGGCCTGGCAATCGGCATTGCTGTAGTCATCGGGCATCTGTTTGCG ATCCCTTACACTGGAGCCAGCATGAACCCAGCTCGCTCTTTTGGACCTGCAGTTGTCACATGGAGCTGGGAGAGCCACTGG GTGTATTGGGTAGGGCCCATTTTGGGTGGGATCCTGGCAGCTGCACTATACGAGTACCTGTATTGCCCAGACCCTGAACTTAAGAGACGTTGCAAGGAAATGTTCATCAAAGATGCTTCTGGAAAGTACAAAGAGGTGGAGTGCGCCGGCAACCATCATGTTGGAGAAGCCGACGACATTGTGATCAAGCCTGGTTCCTCCTCTGATGCTgagaaagatgaaaagaagGAATCGTTCCAGGATTCGTCTGGGGATGGCCTGTCCTCCGTATGA